A genomic segment from Klebsiella africana encodes:
- a CDS encoding amidohydrolase family protein: MSLIIKNAHAILSGLPGEAARLAGPDIRIRDGKIAAIGSLTPLPEERQIDARDCVIYPAWVNTHHHLFQSLLKGEPQGLNQSLTAWLSATPYRFRAAFDEHTFRLAVRIGLVELLRSGCASVADHNYLYWPDMPFDTSEIVFSEGEALGMRIVLCRGGATQGRAVEQDLPVALRPETFDGYMADIERLVSRYHDPRPDSLRRVVMAPTTVLHSAPGAQLREMAKLARQLGIRLHSHLSETVDYLDAARQKFAMTPVQFCAEHDWLGNDVWFAHLVKLLPEEITLLGRTGTGIAHCPQSNGRLGSGIADLLALEQAGVPVSLGVDGAASNEAADMQSEAHAAWLLQRARKGMLAQPRYAGGTFEGGADAATVEDVVRWGSAGGAQILGLAQSGTLQVGMQADLAIYRLDDPRYFGLHDMAIGPVACGGRAALKALLLNGRPIVEDDAIPGLDLDAMRHDALAAVRTLQQRAAV, encoded by the coding sequence ATGTCATTAATTATTAAAAATGCCCATGCCATCCTCAGCGGTCTGCCGGGGGAGGCGGCGCGGCTGGCCGGGCCGGATATTCGCATCCGCGACGGCAAGATTGCCGCTATCGGCAGCCTGACCCCGCTGCCGGAAGAGCGACAGATCGATGCCCGCGACTGCGTGATCTATCCGGCATGGGTGAACACGCACCACCATCTTTTTCAGTCGCTGCTGAAGGGCGAGCCGCAGGGGCTAAACCAGAGCCTGACGGCCTGGCTGAGCGCCACGCCGTACCGCTTTCGCGCGGCCTTCGATGAGCACACTTTTCGTCTGGCGGTGCGCATTGGTCTGGTGGAGCTTCTGCGCTCGGGCTGCGCCAGCGTGGCGGATCACAACTACCTGTACTGGCCGGATATGCCCTTCGATACCTCGGAGATTGTCTTCAGCGAAGGGGAAGCGCTGGGGATGCGCATCGTTCTGTGCCGGGGTGGGGCGACTCAGGGACGGGCGGTGGAACAGGATCTGCCGGTGGCGCTGCGTCCGGAAACCTTCGACGGCTATATGGCAGATATCGAACGGTTGGTCAGTCGCTATCACGACCCCCGGCCCGATTCTCTGCGCCGGGTGGTGATGGCGCCCACTACCGTCCTGCACTCCGCGCCGGGCGCCCAGCTGCGGGAGATGGCGAAGCTGGCCCGCCAGCTGGGGATCCGGTTGCACAGCCATTTATCGGAAACCGTCGATTATCTCGATGCCGCGCGGCAGAAATTCGCCATGACGCCGGTGCAGTTCTGCGCGGAGCACGACTGGCTGGGAAATGACGTGTGGTTTGCCCATCTGGTGAAGCTGCTGCCGGAGGAGATTACCCTGTTGGGCCGCACCGGAACTGGCATCGCCCATTGTCCGCAAAGCAACGGTCGGCTGGGCAGCGGCATCGCCGATCTGCTGGCGCTGGAGCAGGCCGGGGTCCCGGTCTCGCTGGGGGTGGACGGCGCTGCCTCGAATGAAGCGGCGGATATGCAAAGCGAAGCCCATGCCGCATGGCTGCTGCAGCGCGCGCGCAAAGGGATGCTGGCGCAGCCGCGCTACGCCGGGGGCACCTTCGAGGGCGGGGCCGATGCGGCCACCGTGGAGGATGTGGTGCGCTGGGGCAGCGCCGGCGGGGCGCAGATCCTTGGCTTAGCGCAGAGCGGCACCCTGCAGGTCGGCATGCAGGCGGACCTCGCCATTTACCGGCTGGACGATCCGCGCTACTTCGGCCTGCACGATATGGCCATTGGGCCGGTGGCCTGCGGCGGGCGTGCCGCGCTGAAGGCGCTGCTGCTCAATGGCCGGCCCATCGTGGAAGATGACGCCATTCCCGGTCTCGACCTTGACGCGATGCGCCACGACGCGCTGGCGGCCGTCCGTACCCTCCAACAGCGCGCCGCTGTTTAA
- a CDS encoding LysR family transcriptional regulator: MFAFSRFLLYFTEVARQGSFRKASEALHVSASSIDRQILRVEQELAMPLFERHPSGLRLTAAGELLLHAANNWKKDFTRVCEQLDDLRGLRRGHVRIATIDAINRHFFSTMLKEVHKHYPNISFTLTTINNIHIQQALISGEADFGIMLNPQTSRELQVRAFAEMNMGIVVPIGHPLASRSAVRFSQCLDYPFILPSAPLMISEPVEALVNISGNEVKEVAVSNNIHMIRTLIKEQMGIGILCRLDILDEIESGQLAFVPLTDPQLKPFTLALCVSPARQLSLAASMMLNQLEMLFSQL; encoded by the coding sequence ATGTTTGCCTTCTCCCGATTTCTGCTCTATTTCACCGAAGTGGCCCGTCAGGGGTCGTTTCGTAAAGCGTCAGAGGCGCTGCATGTGTCGGCGTCTTCCATCGACCGGCAGATTTTGCGCGTGGAACAGGAGCTGGCGATGCCGCTCTTCGAGCGCCATCCCAGCGGGCTGCGGCTGACCGCCGCCGGGGAGCTGCTTCTGCATGCGGCCAATAACTGGAAAAAGGACTTTACCCGGGTCTGCGAGCAGCTGGATGACCTGCGCGGGTTGCGGCGGGGGCATGTGCGCATCGCCACCATCGATGCCATAAACCGGCATTTTTTTTCGACGATGCTTAAAGAGGTGCATAAACATTATCCCAACATCTCTTTCACATTGACCACCATCAACAATATCCACATTCAGCAGGCGCTGATCTCCGGTGAGGCGGATTTCGGCATCATGCTCAATCCTCAGACCTCCCGCGAACTGCAGGTGCGGGCGTTTGCCGAGATGAATATGGGGATCGTGGTGCCGATCGGCCATCCGCTGGCCAGCCGCAGCGCGGTGCGCTTTAGTCAGTGCCTCGACTACCCCTTTATCCTGCCCTCCGCCCCGTTGATGATCAGCGAGCCGGTGGAGGCGCTGGTGAACATCAGCGGCAACGAGGTGAAGGAGGTGGCGGTGTCGAACAACATTCACATGATCCGCACCCTGATCAAAGAGCAGATGGGCATCGGCATCCTGTGTCGGCTGGATATTCTCGATGAGATCGAGTCCGGCCAGCTGGCGTTTGTGCCGCTAACCGATCCGCAGCTTAAGCCTTTCACCCTGGCGCTGTGCGTTTCGCCCGCCCGCCAGCTTTCCCTCGCCGCCTCGATGATGCTGAACCAGCTGGAGATGCTCTTCAGCCAGCTGTGA
- a CDS encoding creatininase family protein, giving the protein MINGYIPAARFLPFLSWTDVAALPDKSNTVIVLPTGAIEQHGPHLPCSVDSVISSGVAGHALARLPAAIPAYAIPPIVYGKSEEHLHFPGTLTLSGDTLLHTLLEIAESLYRAGFRKLLMINGHGGQPQILQIACREMRLRHGDFIAIPHDVFNVPNCEKQFLSPHEQRMAMHAGHSETALMLALAPECVHMERAVANFPPEFPCPTLSKGRPAAAWASYDFGPSGVIGDPTPATREQGEGLLDSLAASWAQAIIEIHRMAWVERREPTWGKQHWHGFVQSLPPSFAAESKEP; this is encoded by the coding sequence ATGATTAATGGTTACATTCCTGCCGCGCGCTTTCTCCCTTTTCTGAGCTGGACGGACGTGGCCGCCCTGCCGGATAAAAGCAATACGGTTATCGTCCTCCCCACCGGGGCGATCGAACAGCACGGCCCGCATCTGCCCTGCTCGGTGGACAGCGTGATATCTTCCGGCGTGGCGGGCCATGCCCTTGCCCGGCTGCCGGCGGCGATCCCGGCCTACGCCATTCCGCCGATCGTCTACGGTAAGTCCGAGGAGCATCTGCATTTTCCCGGCACCCTGACCCTCAGCGGCGATACGCTGCTGCATACCCTGCTGGAGATCGCCGAATCCCTCTATCGGGCCGGTTTTCGCAAGCTGTTGATGATCAACGGCCACGGCGGCCAGCCGCAGATCCTGCAGATCGCCTGCCGGGAAATGCGCCTGCGCCACGGGGATTTCATCGCCATCCCCCACGACGTGTTCAACGTGCCCAACTGTGAAAAACAGTTTCTCAGCCCGCATGAACAGCGGATGGCGATGCACGCCGGGCATAGCGAAACGGCGCTGATGCTGGCGCTGGCGCCGGAGTGCGTCCATATGGAACGCGCCGTCGCCAACTTCCCGCCGGAATTCCCCTGCCCGACCCTGTCAAAAGGCCGCCCGGCGGCGGCGTGGGCGTCGTATGACTTTGGCCCCAGCGGGGTGATCGGCGACCCGACCCCGGCGACGCGGGAGCAAGGCGAAGGGCTTCTCGACTCCCTCGCCGCCAGCTGGGCGCAAGCGATCATCGAGATCCACCGCATGGCCTGGGTCGAACGTCGCGAACCGACCTGGGGCAAACAGCACTGGCACGGCTTTGTGCAGTCCCTACCACCTTCTTTCGCTGCTGAATCCAAGGAGCCCTGA
- a CDS encoding flavin monoamine oxidase family protein, whose protein sequence is MKQSAVIIGAGISGLYAATLLEKAGVDYVILEARDRTGGRVLSGLELAGTSAGVHVDMGAAWFWPDIQPDFAQLIERLNLPVIAHGRPGDMLYERQLDSPPERYPAWESSPASFRLKGGMQALTAALKSQIPAEKIKTGHQVVAVSRAGKEVLVHTRSEGSKKAVFSGEHVFLALPPALAAKIDFIPAMPEQVLSNWRKIPTWMAPHAKYVAVYKTDLLHERQLSGNAGSRVGPMVEIHDVSEPDSGKTAIFGFIGVPAKSRWTVSEAVLKGLCREQLVRLFGQDAAEPEAEYIKDWAADPFTATEFDLLQEVGHAMPEQLPARGEWSGEITGIASEWSPQFSGYLAGAIDSASMGVQRWLQQK, encoded by the coding sequence ATGAAGCAGAGCGCTGTTATCATTGGTGCGGGCATAAGCGGCCTTTATGCCGCCACGCTGCTTGAAAAAGCGGGTGTTGATTATGTGATCCTTGAGGCTCGTGACAGAACGGGCGGGCGCGTGCTGTCAGGCCTGGAACTGGCGGGCACCTCCGCTGGCGTTCATGTAGATATGGGGGCAGCGTGGTTCTGGCCTGATATTCAACCGGACTTCGCGCAACTGATCGAGCGGCTTAATCTTCCGGTAATCGCGCATGGCCGTCCGGGTGACATGCTCTACGAACGCCAGCTGGATTCGCCCCCCGAACGCTACCCGGCATGGGAGAGCTCCCCGGCGTCTTTCAGGCTGAAGGGAGGAATGCAGGCGCTGACGGCGGCACTTAAAAGTCAGATCCCGGCTGAGAAGATTAAAACCGGCCATCAGGTGGTGGCGGTTTCCCGGGCTGGCAAGGAAGTGCTGGTCCATACCCGGTCCGAAGGCAGTAAAAAGGCCGTATTTTCCGGTGAGCATGTCTTCCTCGCTTTGCCTCCTGCCCTGGCAGCTAAAATAGATTTCATACCCGCGATGCCGGAACAGGTGCTGTCGAACTGGCGGAAAATCCCGACATGGATGGCTCCCCATGCAAAATATGTCGCTGTATATAAAACAGACTTATTGCATGAGCGGCAGCTTTCAGGGAATGCAGGAAGCCGCGTGGGGCCAATGGTTGAGATCCACGACGTATCCGAGCCAGACTCGGGCAAAACGGCGATTTTTGGTTTCATTGGCGTACCGGCAAAATCGAGATGGACTGTCAGCGAAGCTGTGCTCAAAGGCCTTTGCCGGGAGCAACTCGTGCGCTTATTTGGACAGGATGCGGCAGAGCCCGAAGCGGAGTATATAAAAGACTGGGCAGCCGATCCGTTTACTGCAACGGAATTTGATCTCCTGCAGGAGGTCGGTCACGCAATGCCTGAGCAACTTCCCGCCAGGGGAGAATGGTCCGGTGAGATAACAGGTATCGCCAGTGAATGGTCGCCACAGTTCTCGGGTTATCTGGCAGGTGCAATTGACTCCGCGTCCATGGGCGTTCAACGCTGGCTACAACAGAAATAA
- a CDS encoding carboxymuconolactone decarboxylase family protein, translating to MFLNWNEYRSGLLATIGKFAKLQPEFMKGFQQMDKGASENKHLDPKTHELIALAVAVTTRCDGCLAVHVDAAVKHGATREEIAEALAVAINLNTGAALTYTARALDVYDNLPNK from the coding sequence ATGTTCTTAAACTGGAATGAATATCGCAGTGGCCTGCTCGCCACCATCGGCAAATTTGCCAAACTGCAGCCAGAGTTTATGAAAGGCTTTCAACAGATGGATAAAGGGGCGTCAGAAAACAAGCACCTCGATCCCAAAACCCATGAACTGATTGCACTGGCCGTGGCCGTCACCACCCGCTGTGACGGTTGCCTGGCCGTACACGTCGACGCTGCTGTTAAGCACGGTGCCACGCGCGAAGAGATCGCCGAAGCGCTGGCCGTTGCCATTAACCTGAACACTGGCGCAGCGCTGACATATACCGCGCGTGCTCTGGATGTTTACGATAATCTGCCGAACAAATAG
- a CDS encoding amidohydrolase family protein, whose amino-acid sequence MTFPSSSAPLAGISRARLPAWALPDGWPTQANGEPLLADLAFRDGRIAALTPTDQPAAGLWDLAGALTLPGLVEPHAHLDKTFTIERCRPAQAGLLAAIHAMHEDRQHWTRADIQRRASAALARGAANGVTHLRSHIDWFTADAPDAWQEIARLDTGGITLERVALVPLTLFRDPADAGAIARTVANSGERCLLGGFIHSSNWDAAAMANLLDSAARWDLDLDLHIDEELREVSQGLIWLADHLSHHPFPGHICCSHGCALAAGSDEQAAPILRQLAAHGVTLIALPMTNLLLQDATFGRTPRQRGITLLHEAQAAGVATLLGCDNVQDAFCPAGSYDPLDTLACGLFSAQLSDLFDRQSRLICDRAALTGSPADTAPFAVGAAASVVIFPGSDRFTWPLNSAARLVVNHGRLTHRRVWQEEMAHES is encoded by the coding sequence ATGACGTTCCCCTCCTCTTCTGCGCCGCTCGCCGGTATCAGCCGCGCCCGCCTCCCGGCCTGGGCGCTGCCCGACGGCTGGCCGACGCAGGCCAATGGCGAACCGCTGCTGGCGGACCTGGCCTTTCGCGACGGCCGGATTGCCGCATTGACCCCAACCGACCAGCCGGCTGCCGGTCTGTGGGACCTGGCGGGGGCCCTGACGCTCCCCGGCCTGGTGGAACCCCATGCCCATCTGGACAAGACCTTTACCATTGAACGCTGCCGTCCGGCGCAGGCCGGGCTGCTGGCGGCGATCCACGCCATGCACGAGGATCGCCAGCACTGGACCAGGGCGGATATTCAACGTCGGGCGTCCGCCGCGCTGGCCCGGGGGGCAGCGAATGGCGTGACCCATTTGCGCAGCCATATCGACTGGTTTACCGCCGACGCACCCGACGCCTGGCAGGAGATCGCTCGCCTCGATACCGGCGGCATCACCCTGGAGCGAGTGGCGCTGGTCCCGCTGACCCTGTTTCGCGATCCGGCGGACGCCGGGGCCATTGCCCGAACGGTCGCCAACAGCGGGGAGCGCTGCCTGCTGGGCGGCTTTATCCACTCCTCCAACTGGGACGCCGCCGCCATGGCAAACCTGCTGGATAGCGCGGCCCGCTGGGATCTGGATCTGGATTTGCATATCGATGAGGAGCTCCGCGAGGTGTCTCAGGGGCTGATCTGGCTGGCGGACCATCTCTCCCACCACCCTTTTCCCGGGCATATCTGCTGCAGCCACGGCTGCGCGCTGGCCGCCGGCAGCGACGAACAGGCGGCGCCGATCCTGCGCCAGCTGGCGGCGCACGGCGTCACTCTTATCGCCCTGCCGATGACCAACCTGCTGCTGCAGGATGCGACGTTCGGCCGCACGCCGCGCCAGCGAGGGATCACCCTGCTGCACGAGGCGCAGGCCGCCGGCGTGGCCACCCTGCTTGGCTGCGACAACGTACAGGACGCTTTCTGTCCGGCGGGGAGCTATGACCCGCTGGACACCCTGGCCTGCGGCCTGTTCAGCGCTCAGCTCAGCGACCTGTTCGACCGGCAGTCGCGGCTGATCTGCGATCGCGCGGCGTTAACCGGTTCGCCGGCAGACACAGCGCCCTTTGCCGTCGGGGCGGCGGCCAGCGTGGTGATTTTCCCGGGTAGCGACCGTTTTACCTGGCCTTTAAACAGCGCCGCCCGTCTGGTGGTTAACCACGGCAGGTTAACCCACCGGCGCGTGTGGCAAGAGGAGATGGCACATGAGTCTTGA
- a CDS encoding PDR/VanB family oxidoreductase, with translation MHSHDLISVSVGEIRPNGQGNLSLILQAAAGEILPAYSAGAHIDIIIPGVGLRQYSLCGTPDYSNTYEICVRLTDTSTGGSRYLHQQLKAGDRLAISPPRNHFPLPEAGRYLLFAGGIGITPLLAMAEAIAARKGALELHYYVTSSRQTAFSPRLNQLTASGTVVIHCSEEGASFRQRIPECLTTPDPDTAVVACGPEGFIQRLQSVMEEYRWSPSQFVFERFTPAAENNTAAKNAFYIELASSGQRLQVAADQTIAQVLQHAGVEVMLSCEQGMCGSCITGVLDGIPEHRDSVLTAEEKAGNDQITLCCSRAKSPGLVLDL, from the coding sequence ATGCACAGCCACGATCTTATTTCGGTCTCGGTTGGGGAAATACGCCCCAACGGACAGGGAAATCTATCATTAATATTGCAGGCGGCGGCCGGGGAAATATTACCGGCCTACTCCGCCGGGGCGCATATCGATATTATTATTCCCGGCGTCGGCCTGCGGCAGTATTCCCTGTGCGGCACGCCTGACTACAGTAATACTTATGAAATTTGCGTCAGGCTGACTGACACCTCCACCGGCGGCTCACGCTATTTGCACCAGCAGCTCAAAGCCGGCGATCGGCTCGCCATTTCTCCGCCGCGTAACCATTTTCCCCTGCCGGAGGCCGGGCGCTACCTGCTGTTTGCCGGCGGTATCGGCATCACGCCGTTGCTGGCGATGGCTGAAGCGATTGCCGCCAGAAAGGGGGCACTGGAGCTGCATTATTATGTCACCAGTTCGCGCCAGACGGCCTTCTCCCCGCGCCTGAACCAGCTGACTGCGAGCGGCACGGTGGTGATTCACTGCAGCGAGGAAGGTGCGTCGTTTCGCCAGCGGATCCCCGAATGCTTAACCACGCCCGATCCTGATACCGCAGTGGTCGCCTGCGGCCCGGAGGGTTTTATTCAGCGACTGCAGTCGGTCATGGAGGAATATCGCTGGTCGCCGTCGCAATTCGTCTTCGAGCGTTTTACTCCCGCGGCGGAAAATAATACTGCGGCGAAAAATGCGTTTTATATTGAGCTGGCCTCCAGCGGCCAGCGCCTGCAGGTCGCCGCGGATCAAACCATTGCTCAGGTATTACAGCACGCCGGCGTGGAGGTAATGCTCTCCTGCGAACAGGGAATGTGCGGATCCTGTATTACCGGAGTCCTCGACGGGATCCCCGAGCATCGGGACAGCGTGCTGACGGCGGAAGAGAAAGCCGGCAACGACCAGATCACGCTCTGCTGTTCGCGGGCGAAATCCCCGGGTCTGGTTTTGGATCTGTGA
- a CDS encoding cupin domain-containing protein: MMLLNSDFSQRAIVTPDDYQWIPSPQPGVKRVMLDRIGREQARATSLVRYAPGSEFPAHSHPGGEEILVLEGTFTENGVNYPAGWYLRSPDGSSHQPSSRDGTTIFVKLRQMSADELQPVRINTQEAANWHGQPQRQVCPLFSGTSETVLLQKIAPGERIFCAPLVGGAEILLLQGELHAPEGCYGAGSWMRFPPGDMPALMATASGALFYLKTGHLSPTTLSGATL; the protein is encoded by the coding sequence ATGATGTTACTGAATTCTGATTTTTCGCAGCGTGCGATCGTTACTCCGGACGATTATCAGTGGATACCTTCTCCCCAGCCCGGCGTTAAGCGCGTGATGCTTGACCGGATTGGTCGCGAGCAGGCCCGCGCAACCAGCCTTGTCCGGTATGCGCCCGGATCCGAATTTCCCGCACACAGCCATCCAGGCGGAGAGGAGATTCTGGTGCTCGAGGGGACTTTTACCGAAAACGGGGTCAACTATCCTGCCGGCTGGTATCTGCGCAGCCCGGACGGTTCTTCTCACCAGCCCTCAAGTCGCGACGGCACAACCATTTTCGTCAAGCTGCGCCAGATGTCTGCCGATGAACTCCAGCCGGTCAGGATAAATACGCAGGAGGCAGCTAACTGGCACGGTCAGCCGCAAAGACAAGTCTGCCCTTTATTCTCCGGCACCTCAGAAACTGTTCTGCTTCAGAAAATTGCCCCGGGCGAGCGGATCTTCTGTGCGCCGCTTGTTGGCGGAGCAGAGATCCTTCTTCTGCAGGGAGAACTCCATGCGCCGGAAGGTTGCTATGGGGCAGGAAGCTGGATGCGGTTTCCGCCGGGTGATATGCCTGCTCTTATGGCCACCGCCTCTGGCGCACTTTTTTATCTGAAAACGGGACATCTCAGCCCGACAACCCTGAGCGGAGCGACATTATGA
- a CDS encoding RidA family protein, which translates to MSLEAGAGAPLARYAAWRRAGDFIFLSGIIPVNPLTGTVVNGFQDVPEPVRELLGATGEFSTDAKQGPILAQSWYVLESIRRTVESAGGQMSDVIKLVQYFRNLDHFPYYSRVRKLFYPDQPPVSTVVQVSEMLPDATVLIEVEATVWLPQPIHSEAPR; encoded by the coding sequence ATGAGTCTTGAAGCAGGCGCGGGGGCGCCGCTGGCGCGGTATGCCGCCTGGCGCAGAGCCGGCGATTTTATCTTTCTCTCCGGCATTATCCCGGTCAATCCCCTGACCGGCACCGTCGTCAACGGCTTTCAGGATGTGCCTGAGCCGGTGCGGGAGCTGCTGGGGGCGACCGGCGAATTTTCAACCGATGCGAAACAGGGCCCGATCCTCGCCCAGAGCTGGTACGTCCTGGAGAGCATCCGCCGCACCGTGGAGTCCGCGGGAGGGCAGATGAGCGACGTTATCAAGCTGGTGCAGTACTTTCGCAACCTTGACCATTTTCCCTATTACAGCCGGGTCAGGAAGCTGTTTTATCCCGACCAGCCGCCCGTTTCCACCGTGGTGCAGGTCAGCGAAATGCTGCCCGACGCCACGGTATTGATTGAAGTTGAAGCAACCGTCTGGTTACCCCAGCCAATTCACTCCGAGGCACCGCGATGA
- a CDS encoding isopenicillin N synthase family dioxygenase produces MTSTNQNQRYTLQELEKEALMGAQGEETFAREVRCIDLSNFAERKNDIAEQLWEAAVEIGFFQVSHHGIPLADIRQAFSMTEAFFDLPDEVKRQYPLAGNAGWESKAQVRPSTRTPDQKESYQITRPLMAGRWPSDRELPAFQQTMLGFESQCWQLGMKILSCFALKLGFPESFFTTAHDPQRDTYQSTLRMLHYYATGQSQQGMWRAGAHTDFDCLTLLFQRPGQGGLQVCPGKDRESQQWTSIEPREEVITCNIGDMLMRWSDDQLPSNFHRVRNPLPHEYQGPRYSLAFFCQANKDVEILGPQKKYPPISAEDYLQQRIQANFAKG; encoded by the coding sequence ATGACCTCAACCAACCAGAATCAACGCTATACCTTACAGGAACTGGAAAAAGAGGCGCTGATGGGCGCCCAGGGTGAAGAGACCTTCGCCCGCGAAGTGCGCTGTATCGACCTGTCGAACTTTGCCGAAAGAAAAAATGACATTGCTGAGCAACTGTGGGAGGCGGCGGTGGAGATCGGCTTCTTCCAGGTCAGCCACCACGGTATTCCGCTGGCGGATATCCGCCAGGCGTTCAGCATGACCGAGGCGTTTTTCGACCTGCCCGACGAGGTGAAGCGCCAGTATCCGCTGGCCGGCAACGCCGGCTGGGAAAGCAAAGCGCAGGTTCGGCCTTCGACCCGCACGCCGGATCAAAAAGAGTCGTATCAGATAACCCGGCCGCTGATGGCCGGGCGCTGGCCCAGCGATCGGGAGTTGCCAGCATTTCAGCAGACGATGCTTGGGTTTGAATCGCAGTGCTGGCAGCTGGGGATGAAGATCCTCTCCTGCTTTGCTTTAAAGCTCGGTTTTCCGGAATCGTTTTTCACCACCGCGCACGATCCGCAGCGTGATACCTACCAGAGCACCTTGCGCATGCTGCATTACTATGCGACCGGGCAGTCGCAGCAGGGAATGTGGCGGGCCGGCGCGCACACCGATTTTGACTGTCTGACGCTGCTGTTCCAGCGTCCCGGCCAGGGCGGCCTGCAGGTCTGCCCGGGCAAGGACCGCGAAAGCCAGCAGTGGACCAGTATTGAGCCGCGGGAAGAGGTGATCACTTGCAATATCGGCGATATGCTGATGCGCTGGAGCGACGACCAGCTGCCGTCTAACTTCCATCGGGTGAGAAACCCGCTGCCCCACGAATATCAAGGGCCGCGCTACAGCCTGGCGTTTTTCTGCCAGGCCAATAAAGATGTCGAGATCCTCGGGCCGCAGAAGAAGTACCCGCCCATCAGCGCTGAGGATTATCTGCAGCAGCGGATCCAGGCCAATTTCGCCAAAGGGTAG
- a CDS encoding ABC transporter substrate-binding protein, whose translation MKSRARLPRGFRWLGLMAIGGVSLAVQAEEKIVLLTSWYAQAEQGGYYQAQATGLYKKYGLDVEIRSGGPQVNGMQLLLSKRADVIIGYDLQLMEGIQRGFQAKAIAAPFQYDPQGLLTHADVTSLQGLKDKTLLVSSSGQATWWPWLKAQYQLSDAQVRPYTFNIQPFVVDDAVAQQAYVSSEVFQVQKAGVKANFFLFSEHGYPPYGGILIARPDTIAERKAAMAKFVRASMEGWVSYLNNPAPGNALIKQDNPKMTDDLLAWGVTQIREHHLIDGGDATSQGWGTMTDARWQKTRDFMVNAGLLAATTDWKQAYTTEFVQAMQVKP comes from the coding sequence ATGAAAAGTCGTGCACGCCTTCCCCGGGGCTTTCGCTGGCTGGGCCTGATGGCCATCGGCGGTGTCTCGCTGGCCGTTCAGGCCGAGGAGAAAATCGTTCTGCTGACCTCCTGGTACGCCCAGGCGGAGCAGGGGGGTTATTATCAGGCTCAGGCCACTGGGCTGTACAAAAAATACGGTCTCGACGTCGAGATCCGCTCCGGTGGTCCCCAGGTCAACGGCATGCAGTTGCTGTTGTCAAAGCGGGCCGATGTGATCATCGGCTACGATCTGCAGCTGATGGAAGGCATTCAGCGCGGTTTCCAGGCAAAAGCCATTGCCGCGCCCTTTCAGTACGATCCCCAGGGGCTGCTGACCCATGCCGATGTCACCTCCCTGCAGGGGCTGAAAGACAAAACCCTGCTGGTCTCCAGCTCCGGCCAGGCGACGTGGTGGCCGTGGCTGAAGGCGCAATACCAGCTGAGCGACGCGCAGGTTCGCCCCTATACCTTCAATATTCAACCCTTTGTCGTCGATGACGCTGTCGCCCAGCAGGCCTATGTCAGCTCCGAGGTGTTTCAGGTGCAGAAGGCCGGGGTGAAGGCGAACTTCTTCCTCTTTTCTGAACACGGCTATCCCCCGTACGGCGGCATCCTTATCGCCCGCCCGGACACCATCGCCGAGCGTAAAGCGGCGATGGCGAAGTTTGTCCGCGCCTCAATGGAGGGCTGGGTGAGCTACCTCAACAATCCGGCGCCGGGCAATGCGTTGATTAAGCAGGACAACCCGAAAATGACCGACGATCTGCTCGCCTGGGGCGTGACCCAGATCCGTGAGCATCACCTGATCGACGGCGGGGATGCCACCAGCCAGGGCTGGGGGACGATGACCGACGCGCGCTGGCAGAAGACCCGCGACTTTATGGTCAACGCCGGTCTGCTGGCGGCGACCACCGACTGGAAACAGGCCTACACCACCGAATTTGTGCAGGCCATGCAGGTTAAACCCTGA